In the genome of Actinomadura luzonensis, the window TGTCCTCCTGGCCCGCGTTCTCCGGCAGGCCCTCGGCGACCTGCCAGTGGCGCAGCACCACGTCGATCTCCTTGAGCGCCGCCGCGATCTCCGCCGCGTCCTCGGTCTCCAGCAGAGTCTCGGGGCGCTCGCCGTCGGTGTAAACGGTCAGGTAGGTCATGGCACAAAAGCCTACAATACTTGCATGAAATGTGGGATATAGTCCGCGGTGTGAACCTCGCACGACTCGTGGGCGTGGTGTCCCTCCTCGCCCTGGCCGGCTGCTCGCAGGGCACGCCGGCCGCCCCGCCCGCCCCGTCCCTTCCCACGGCCGCCTCGCCGTCCGCCACTGCACCCGCCACTGCGCCCGCCACTGTGTCCGCCACTGTCCCCGCCCGCATCGCGGCGGGCGACGTCCGCATCGCCCTGGTGCGGCAGCTGTCCTCCGGCGACTACTTCGAGCAGTGGCTGGCCGGCGCGCAGGCCGAGGCCAGAACGCTCGGCGTACGGCTGGAGGTCTCCAGCGGCGACGGCAACAACGACAAGCAGGCGCTCAACCTGGAGCAGGCGGTCACCGCCAAGGCCGACGCGATCATCGTCGACCACGGCTTCGCCCAGACCGTGCAGCCGGCGATCAAGAAGGCGGTGTCCGCCGGGATCCCGCTGGTCGCCTTCGACGTCGACCCCGGCTCGCCCGAGGCCGTCGCCCTCACCCAGGACGACCACCGCATCGCCGAGCAGGCACTCGGCGCGCTGAAGGCCGGCACGGGCGGCAACGGCGAGATCGTCTACGTGTACGTCGCCGGGTTCGCGCCGCTGGACCGGCGCAACGAGACCTGGGAGCGGTTCAAGAAGGACAACCCCGGCATCAAGCAGGTGGCGCAGATCGGCGTCGTCAACAGCTCCACCGCCGCCGCGGTCGCCGACCAGGCCAAGGCCGCCCTCCAGGCCAACCCGGGCGTCAAGGCGATCTTCGCGCCCTACGACGAGTTCGCCAAGGGCGCCGCGCTCGCCGTCAAGGAGCTCGGCCTCGCCGACCGGGTGAAGATCTACGGCGCGGACGTCTCGACCGCCGACATCGCCGTCATGACCGAGACCGGCAGCCCGTGGGCCGCCACCTCGGCCACCGACCCGGCCAACGTCGGCCGCGTCGCGGTGCGCGCGGCCACCCTGCTGGTAGCGGGCTCCCCGGTGGAGCACGCGCTCACCGTGCCGCCGGCCCTGATCACCCAGAAGGGCCTGCGCGACGCCGGGATCACCAGCGTCGAGCAGCTCACCCGCGCCTTCCCGGAGCTGACCACGCCCGAGGTGGCGCGCGTGCCGTGGGCGTCGTCGTGACCTTCGCGGCCACGTCCCTCAGCAAGGTGTACGGCGCCACCGAAGCCCTGTCCTCGGTCAGTCTCAGCCTGCGGCCGGGCGAGATCACGGGGCTCATCGGCACCAACGGCGCGGGCAAGTCCACGCTCATCAAGATCCTGTCCGGCGCGACCGCGCCGACCTCCGGCACCCTGTCCTGGGACGGCCGCCCGCTGACGTTCGGCGGGCCGCTGGAGGCGCAGG includes:
- a CDS encoding substrate-binding domain-containing protein; the protein is MNLARLVGVVSLLALAGCSQGTPAAPPAPSLPTAASPSATAPATAPATVSATVPARIAAGDVRIALVRQLSSGDYFEQWLAGAQAEARTLGVRLEVSSGDGNNDKQALNLEQAVTAKADAIIVDHGFAQTVQPAIKKAVSAGIPLVAFDVDPGSPEAVALTQDDHRIAEQALGALKAGTGGNGEIVYVYVAGFAPLDRRNETWERFKKDNPGIKQVAQIGVVNSSTAAAVADQAKAALQANPGVKAIFAPYDEFAKGAALAVKELGLADRVKIYGADVSTADIAVMTETGSPWAATSATDPANVGRVAVRAATLLVAGSPVEHALTVPPALITQKGLRDAGITSVEQLTRAFPELTTPEVARVPWASS